The following proteins are co-located in the Halarcobacter sp. genome:
- a CDS encoding phosphatidylglycerol lysyltransferase domain-containing protein yields MSTLTISNYTLKHFDLRAKDVMDKYLQLIKVDVSDYTFAGNYIWLSTATGFYAIVNETFCLFILNSGELTMLLPPIGKKEKTYDAILQCFEIMNTHNSNKNYSKIEYVHEDILEGFVDYLEEGTLIYEMLKDFVIEKKLVDYIYKVDDLIDLKGDSYKSKRNEINKFKKIYPEHRIEVLDIDKHAKAVLDLFNKWVKDRTTYMPKEEVEVFLDGIYFERFAIKRLVNDYKNLEIIGLVIYIDDEIKGFTVGEKINANTASVILEKTDFEILGCAQFIFREFSNILKDKYSVEYINVGDDMGFENLKKVKMSYRPNKLVPKYTIYQK; encoded by the coding sequence ATGTCAACTTTGACAATAAGCAACTACACTTTAAAACATTTTGATTTAAGAGCAAAAGATGTTATGGACAAATATTTACAACTAATAAAAGTAGATGTTAGTGATTATACTTTTGCAGGAAATTATATTTGGCTATCAACTGCAACAGGATTTTATGCAATTGTAAATGAGACTTTTTGTTTGTTTATTTTAAACTCAGGCGAACTAACTATGCTTTTACCACCAATTGGTAAAAAAGAGAAAACTTATGATGCAATATTACAATGTTTTGAGATAATGAATACACACAATAGTAATAAAAACTACTCAAAAATAGAGTATGTTCATGAAGATATTCTTGAAGGTTTTGTTGATTATTTAGAAGAGGGCACTTTAATTTATGAGATGCTAAAAGACTTTGTTATTGAAAAAAAATTGGTTGATTATATTTATAAAGTTGATGATTTAATAGATTTAAAAGGTGATTCCTATAAATCAAAAAGAAATGAGATAAATAAATTTAAAAAAATTTATCCTGAACACAGAATTGAAGTTTTAGATATAGATAAACATGCAAAGGCAGTTTTAGATTTATTTAATAAGTGGGTAAAAGATAGAACAACATATATGCCAAAAGAAGAGGTTGAAGTTTTTTTAGATGGGATATATTTTGAAAGGTTTGCTATAAAAAGACTTGTAAATGATTATAAAAATTTAGAAATCATAGGTCTAGTTATCTATATTGATGATGAGATAAAAGGTTTTACTGTTGGTGAAAAAATAAATGCTAATACTGCTAGTGTAATATTAGAAAAAACAGATTTTGAAATATTAGGGTGTGCTCAATTTATTTTTAGAGAGTTTAGTAATATTCTAAAAGATAAGTATAGTGTTGAGTATATAAATGTTGGTGATGATATGGGATTTGAGAATCTTAAAAAAGTTAAGATGTCGTATAGACCAAATAAATTAGTACCAAAATATACAATATATCAAAAATGA
- a CDS encoding N-acetyltransferase produces the protein MKICKASKKDIKKLFEIENKIFKDDIMMMRLSSFYYHVEKNFLYKVEVDNQLVGYILWLKRKRFFRLYSLAVLEDFRKLGLATKLLDFSLEKLKKKDLQLEVRVSNKKAINLYQKYGFKKVKILKRYYEDEDGVLMRMER, from the coding sequence ATGAAAATATGCAAAGCTTCTAAAAAAGATATAAAAAAACTTTTTGAGATAGAAAATAAAATCTTCAAAGATGATATTATGATGATGAGATTAAGTAGTTTTTATTATCATGTGGAAAAAAACTTTTTATATAAAGTTGAAGTTGACAATCAACTAGTAGGTTATATACTATGGCTAAAAAGAAAAAGATTTTTTAGACTTTATTCTTTAGCTGTTTTAGAAGATTTTAGAAAATTAGGTCTTGCAACAAAACTATTGGATTTTAGTTTAGAAAAACTAAAGAAAAAAGATTTGCAACTTGAAGTTAGAGTTTCAAATAAAAAGGCTATAAATCTTTATCAAAAGTATGGATTTAAAAAAGTAAAAATTTTAAAGAGATATTATGAAGATGAAGATGGGGTTTTAATGAGAATGGAAAGATAA
- the rpiB gene encoding ribose 5-phosphate isomerase B: MKYFIGADHAGIDIKAYVKELFEARGHEVVDMGPFTKDRVDYPDFAAKVCKEILANEGSKGILICGSGIGMSMAANKFDGIRAALCHNEYSAKMAREHNDANVLCMGERVSGYGMVEAIVDAWNEASFEGGRHEGRVDKINNLFGSCRV, translated from the coding sequence ATGAAATATTTTATAGGTGCAGACCATGCAGGTATTGATATTAAAGCATATGTAAAAGAACTATTTGAAGCTAGAGGACATGAAGTTGTAGATATGGGTCCTTTTACAAAAGATAGAGTGGATTATCCAGATTTTGCAGCAAAAGTATGTAAAGAAATACTTGCAAATGAAGGTAGCAAAGGGATATTAATTTGTGGTTCAGGTATTGGTATGTCTATGGCTGCAAATAAATTTGATGGAATTAGAGCAGCACTTTGCCACAATGAGTACTCGGCAAAAATGGCAAGAGAGCATAATGATGCAAATGTACTATGTATGGGAGAAAGAGTTTCTGGATATGGTATGGTTGAAGCTATAGTTGATGCTTGGAATGAAGCTTCTTTTGAAGGTGGAAGACACGAAGGTAGAGTTGATAAAATCAATAACCTTTTTGGAAGCTGTAGAGTTTAA
- the lepB gene encoding signal peptidase I — protein sequence MLGKIYRWSSSWTGTVIIVLTIIFFIAQAFVIPSGSMKNTLLIGDMLFVKKFSYGIPVPRIPWLEVQVLPDFNDNGHLIEGDKPQRGDIVVFRYPGNDTIHYVKRCVATGGDIVALKDKHLLLHPSEGNEYVKENYKDYQVVELNNKLFVVDPYRKDHPGIHNDPSVTKDGLQPYQLFDMLPIQIPEGEFFMMGDNRDHSNDSRFWGTVKYKYIVGKPWFIYFSWDENKQIRWDRVFRTPSSIEKDMEGKQLEINHKEGIY from the coding sequence ATGCTAGGAAAAATTTATAGATGGTCTAGTTCATGGACTGGAACCGTTATAATTGTACTTACAATTATATTTTTTATTGCTCAAGCATTTGTAATCCCTAGTGGAAGTATGAAAAATACTCTACTTATTGGAGATATGCTTTTTGTAAAGAAATTCTCTTATGGAATACCCGTTCCTAGAATTCCTTGGCTTGAAGTGCAAGTATTGCCCGACTTTAATGACAATGGACATTTAATAGAAGGAGATAAACCTCAAAGAGGAGATATAGTAGTTTTTAGATATCCTGGTAACGATACAATTCATTATGTAAAAAGATGTGTAGCAACAGGTGGAGATATTGTTGCTTTAAAAGATAAACACCTTTTACTTCATCCAAGTGAAGGTAATGAATATGTAAAAGAGAATTACAAAGATTATCAAGTTGTAGAATTAAATAATAAACTATTCGTTGTAGATCCATATAGAAAAGATCATCCTGGAATACACAATGATCCAAGTGTTACAAAAGATGGTTTACAACCTTATCAATTATTTGATATGTTACCAATACAAATTCCAGAAGGTGAATTTTTTATGATGGGAGATAATAGAGACCATTCAAATGATTCAAGATTTTGGGGAACTGTTAAGTATAAATATATAGTAGGAAAACCTTGGTTTATATATTTCTCTTGGGATGAAAATAAACAGATAAGATGGGATAGAGTTTTTAGAACACCATCTTCAATAGAGAAAGATATGGAAGGTAAACAATTAGAAATAAATCATAAAGAGGGAATATATTAA
- the folD gene encoding bifunctional methylenetetrahydrofolate dehydrogenase/methenyltetrahydrofolate cyclohydrolase FolD produces MTLLDGKSLSNKIKEEVRVEVKELKQEKNITPGLAVVLVGDDAASATYVNSKHKACETAGIYSEVHKKPSSTTQEELLELIEQMNNDPKLDGILVQLPVPKHIDTTTVLEAINPLKDVDGFHPYNVGRMVSNLDAFLPATPFGVMRMFEEYNIDLVGKNVCVIGSSDIVGKPMASLLINAKATVEVCNSKTKDLKAHTLRADIIIVAAGRVNLVTEDMVNEGAIIIDVGINRLETGKLVGDVDFEACKEKCSFITPVPGGVGPMTIGMLLKNTVKAAKLREKRK; encoded by the coding sequence ATGACACTACTAGATGGTAAATCTTTATCTAATAAAATAAAAGAAGAAGTAAGAGTTGAAGTAAAGGAACTCAAACAAGAAAAAAATATAACTCCCGGTTTAGCAGTAGTACTTGTAGGAGACGATGCAGCAAGTGCAACTTACGTAAATAGTAAACATAAAGCTTGTGAAACTGCGGGAATATATTCAGAAGTACACAAAAAACCTTCATCAACTACACAAGAAGAGTTATTAGAATTAATTGAACAAATGAATAATGACCCAAAATTAGATGGTATTTTAGTTCAACTTCCTGTTCCAAAACATATTGATACAACAACAGTACTTGAAGCGATCAATCCTTTAAAAGATGTTGATGGTTTTCACCCTTACAATGTAGGAAGAATGGTTTCAAACCTTGATGCTTTTTTACCGGCAACACCTTTTGGCGTTATGAGGATGTTTGAAGAGTACAATATAGATTTAGTTGGTAAAAATGTATGTGTAATTGGTTCTTCTGATATTGTTGGAAAACCTATGGCATCGTTACTTATAAATGCAAAAGCTACAGTAGAAGTTTGCAACTCAAAAACTAAAGACTTAAAAGCTCATACTTTAAGAGCAGATATAATTATTGTTGCAGCAGGAAGAGTAAATCTAGTAACTGAAGATATGGTTAATGAAGGTGCAATTATTATTGATGTAGGGATAAATAGACTTGAAACAGGTAAACTTGTTGGAGATGTTGATTTTGAAGCTTGTAAAGAAAAATGTTCATTTATAACACCAGTTCCAGGTGGAGTTGGACCAATGACAATTGGAATGCTACTTAAAAATACAGTAAAAGCGGCAAAACTTAGAGAAAAAAGAAAGTAA
- a CDS encoding c-type cytochrome: MKFLVFSLFLVTSLYSQVIDNSFITKFEYGAMLYENPRGIGCVKCHDKGNKPVIIARYKQKDKKGKNLIEKSVIAPAINNVSFEVFIDKMTADKTESKIMPTYFLTDEELKSLYYYIKNINKK; encoded by the coding sequence TTGAAATTTCTAGTTTTTTCTCTTTTTCTTGTGACTTCTTTATATTCTCAAGTTATTGATAACTCTTTTATTACTAAATTTGAATATGGTGCAATGCTTTATGAAAACCCAAGAGGAATAGGGTGTGTAAAATGTCATGACAAAGGTAATAAGCCAGTAATTATTGCAAGATATAAGCAAAAAGATAAAAAAGGTAAAAATCTTATAGAAAAATCAGTTATAGCACCTGCTATAAATAATGTTAGTTTTGAAGTTTTTATTGATAAAATGACTGCAGATAAAACTGAATCAAAAATTATGCCAACATATTTTTTAACTGATGAAGAGCTAAAATCTTTATATTATTACATAAAAAATATAAACAAGAAGTAA
- a CDS encoding 50S ribosomal protein L25/general stress protein Ctc — MLEGIIRDSITKQGTKSLRRDGYLIANIYGKGLENINAAFKTNEFIKFLRNKTTIAFDVKVGDNTLKVVVQEYQKDPITSNLLHVDLMVAQPGVETSYKVPVTVEGTPKGLKNKGLFIFHKKRIPVKSTIENLPESFNLQIEELDTGDSILIRDIEMPEGVKCFLDPRVPVVGVIKAK, encoded by the coding sequence ATGTTAGAGGGTATCATAAGAGATAGTATAACAAAACAAGGAACTAAATCTTTAAGAAGAGATGGTTACTTAATTGCAAACATCTACGGAAAAGGTTTAGAAAATATTAATGCTGCATTCAAAACGAATGAATTCATTAAATTTTTAAGAAATAAAACAACAATCGCATTTGATGTAAAAGTTGGTGATAATACACTTAAAGTTGTAGTTCAAGAGTATCAAAAAGATCCTATCACTTCTAATTTATTACATGTAGATTTAATGGTAGCACAACCAGGTGTTGAAACTTCATATAAAGTTCCAGTAACTGTTGAAGGTACTCCAAAAGGTTTAAAAAACAAAGGTCTTTTCATTTTCCATAAGAAAAGAATTCCTGTAAAATCTACAATTGAAAATTTACCAGAGTCTTTCAACTTACAAATTGAAGAACTTGACACAGGTGATTCAATTTTAATTAGAGATATTGAAATGCCAGAAGGTGTTAAATGTTTCTTAGACCCAAGAGTTCCAGTTGTGGGTGTAATTAAAGCTAAGTAA
- the pth gene encoding aminoacyl-tRNA hydrolase: MHLIVGLGNIGEKYELTRHNIGFLVIDEMTKNLNTSNINKSNFKADVFKSGYNLFVKPKTYMNLSGDAVVAIKEYYKIDIEDIIVIHDDLDLPFGTVKFKIGGGHGGHNGLKSIDSHIGKDYIRVRIGIGKPVNKEDVVNYVLSNFSKEELNKLEGIISHTISAIDALKSGESINEVKSKFTLK, translated from the coding sequence ATGCATTTAATTGTAGGTCTTGGTAATATTGGTGAAAAATACGAATTAACAAGACACAATATAGGTTTTTTAGTCATCGATGAGATGACTAAAAACTTAAATACTTCAAATATAAACAAATCAAACTTCAAAGCTGATGTTTTTAAATCAGGATACAATCTTTTTGTAAAACCTAAAACATATATGAATCTTTCTGGTGATGCAGTAGTTGCTATAAAAGAGTATTATAAAATTGATATTGAAGATATAATTGTTATACATGATGATTTAGATTTACCATTTGGAACTGTAAAGTTTAAAATAGGTGGTGGTCATGGTGGACATAATGGATTAAAATCAATAGATTCGCATATTGGAAAAGATTATATTAGAGTTAGAATAGGTATTGGTAAACCAGTTAATAAAGAAGATGTTGTAAACTATGTCTTATCAAACTTTTCAAAAGAAGAATTAAATAAATTAGAAGGTATAATCTCTCATACTATTTCAGCAATTGATGCACTTAAAAGTGGAGAATCAATTAATGAAGTAAAATCTAAATTTACATTGAAATAA
- a CDS encoding LptF/LptG family permease: MSILTKYILKKYLLYFIIVLISLELFFVGMDFLQNIKNLPSSANLQLLYLIYNSFFTLTLTLPLSLVFGWVLTLVIFIRNNELVAFTSLGAKKNQIFSPVIYISLFLLVLQLFIQMTPLAYSYEQKKKILDGNYFTNTKSDIFLKYNDNFVFFKKLLPLKKQAEGIHIYKVKNDDIVETIIAKKAYFQNDKWYVVDAKVVKKPKYMNFESSKLEVRYEKFLNTLDGFKPKILDNVYEEKANFSILDALSALDLLSKQEINTDRIRAAIYYDTLIPFFILPLMLVIFVFVSYNRRFFNMGTFTSMSIFATLVIWGIFFMLHKFSNSGVMKPEFSLLLPMVIWFIVSYIIYRKKSRVL; the protein is encoded by the coding sequence ATGAGTATACTTACAAAATATATATTAAAAAAATATTTACTTTATTTTATAATTGTTTTAATCTCCTTAGAACTATTTTTTGTAGGAATGGATTTTTTACAAAATATAAAAAATTTACCTAGTTCTGCAAATTTACAATTACTTTATTTAATATACAATAGTTTTTTTACACTTACTTTAACCCTCCCTTTATCTTTAGTTTTTGGTTGGGTATTAACCCTTGTAATTTTTATTAGAAATAATGAATTAGTTGCATTTACTTCATTAGGGGCAAAAAAGAATCAAATCTTTTCTCCTGTTATTTATATCTCTTTATTTTTATTAGTATTACAACTTTTTATTCAAATGACACCATTAGCTTATTCTTATGAACAAAAGAAAAAGATTTTAGATGGTAACTATTTTACAAATACTAAATCTGATATATTTTTAAAGTATAACGATAATTTTGTTTTCTTTAAAAAATTATTGCCATTAAAAAAACAAGCAGAAGGTATACATATCTATAAAGTAAAAAATGATGATATTGTAGAAACAATTATCGCAAAAAAAGCTTATTTTCAAAATGACAAATGGTATGTAGTAGACGCAAAAGTTGTTAAAAAACCAAAATACATGAATTTTGAAAGTTCAAAACTAGAAGTTAGATATGAAAAATTTTTAAACACTTTAGATGGATTCAAACCAAAAATTCTTGATAATGTTTATGAGGAAAAAGCAAATTTTTCAATTCTTGATGCTCTGTCTGCATTAGATTTATTATCAAAACAGGAGATAAATACAGATAGAATTAGAGCAGCTATTTATTATGATACTTTAATACCATTTTTTATTTTACCCTTGATGTTAGTTATTTTTGTATTTGTTTCATATAATAGAAGATTTTTTAATATGGGTACATTTACTTCTATGTCAATATTTGCTACACTTGTTATATGGGGGATATTCTTTATGCTTCACAAGTTTTCAAATAGTGGTGTTATGAAACCTGAATTCTCATTACTTCTACCAATGGTAATATGGTTTATTGTTTCATATATAATTTATAGAAAAAAAAGTAGAGTGTTATAA
- a CDS encoding NUDIX domain-containing protein — MTKINAYGIVLYKIEKDSIKILLCKSVKSREKWGCLKGMQVSTETPKECAKREFHEESSIKVETYLFEEYFEQKNDEKNVGVWLVNTAKIANLRNYFFEDKLLDNYLSWENSKVKFFDLKNLPSIKKKQKHLIKQIKDFLQNKNQYH, encoded by the coding sequence ATGACTAAAATAAATGCTTATGGAATAGTATTATATAAAATAGAAAAAGATTCTATAAAAATATTATTGTGTAAATCTGTAAAAAGTAGAGAAAAATGGGGTTGCTTAAAAGGTATGCAAGTATCAACTGAAACTCCTAAAGAGTGTGCAAAAAGAGAGTTTCATGAAGAATCATCGATAAAAGTAGAAACTTATCTTTTTGAAGAGTATTTTGAACAAAAGAATGATGAAAAAAATGTAGGTGTCTGGTTAGTAAATACAGCTAAAATAGCAAATTTGCGAAATTACTTTTTTGAAGATAAACTACTAGATAATTATCTTTCTTGGGAAAATTCAAAAGTTAAATTTTTTGATTTAAAGAATCTTCCTTCAATAAAGAAAAAACAAAAACATCTAATAAAACAAATCAAGGATTTTTTGCAAAATAAGAATCAATACCATTAG
- a CDS encoding N-acetylmuramoyl-L-alanine amidase, protein MIIIDFKTKITKNFVRFQEKKVKNGYQDIYDIKGNFKDAYPTKLSINGVDQIVIKQEDPNTLRILFEDKKNLKTIYFTNNNRVVLKVLDVKENTIKNSVKVSKSPKVYKPGLNKVVVLDAGHGGKDSGAIGRGKKMYEKYAVFDVMKYLEDALKRRGYKVYITRNSDKFIKVRHRTVLANKKKADIFISIHANAAHKSKVDKLQGIETFFLSPARSARAKRVAALENKSDIRKMSGSSKKAFLESLNRPRITASHKLSIDIQKNMLYSARKIHKDVVDSGVREGPFWVLVGAQMPSVLIEIGYITHKKEGKRLFNKRYQEALAVGIANGIDSYFAKNP, encoded by the coding sequence ATGATTATTATTGATTTCAAAACAAAAATTACTAAAAATTTTGTTAGATTTCAAGAGAAAAAAGTTAAAAATGGATATCAAGATATTTACGATATTAAGGGTAACTTTAAAGATGCATATCCAACAAAATTATCTATAAATGGTGTTGATCAAATTGTAATAAAACAAGAAGATCCAAACACTCTTAGAATACTTTTTGAAGATAAAAAAAATCTAAAAACAATCTATTTTACAAATAATAATAGAGTTGTATTAAAAGTATTAGATGTAAAAGAAAATACTATAAAAAATAGTGTAAAGGTTTCAAAATCTCCAAAAGTATATAAACCTGGATTAAATAAAGTAGTTGTTTTAGATGCAGGCCATGGAGGAAAAGATTCTGGTGCAATTGGGCGTGGTAAAAAAATGTATGAGAAATATGCTGTTTTTGACGTAATGAAGTATCTAGAAGATGCCTTGAAAAGAAGAGGATATAAAGTATATATTACAAGAAACAGTGATAAATTTATAAAAGTTAGACACAGAACAGTTTTGGCAAACAAGAAAAAAGCTGATATCTTTATTTCTATTCATGCAAATGCAGCACACAAATCAAAAGTTGATAAGCTTCAAGGTATTGAAACATTTTTCCTAAGTCCAGCTAGAAGTGCTAGGGCAAAAAGAGTTGCTGCACTTGAAAATAAATCAGATATAAGAAAGATGAGTGGTTCATCTAAAAAAGCCTTTTTAGAGTCACTAAATAGACCAAGAATAACAGCTTCACACAAACTTTCAATTGATATACAAAAAAATATGTTGTATAGTGCAAGAAAAATACATAAAGATGTTGTTGATAGTGGTGTAAGAGAGGGTCCATTTTGGGTACTTGTTGGAGCCCAAATGCCATCAGTACTAATAGAGATAGGTTATATCACTCATAAAAAAGAAGGGAAAAGACTTTTTAATAAAAGATATCAAGAAGCATTAGCAGTAGGTATTGCTAATGGTATTGATTCTTATTTTGCAAAAAATCCTTGA
- a CDS encoding nitronate monooxygenase: MKIGKYEIKHPIIQGGMGVGISWDKLAGTVSREGGLGVISAVGTGYYKSDEYVIKTKKDKPVDVLNFYSKDALTTIIKNARKICGDSPLACNILYACNDYGRIVKDACEAGINIIITGAGLPTNMPEFTKDFPDVALIPIVSSARALKLICKKWKRYNKLPDAVIVEGPKSGGHQGFTYEQCFQEEFQLENIVPEVIEEAKNWENPPIIAAGGIWDKNDIDKFMDMGCSGVQMATRFIGTFECDADAEFKKVLLDAKEDDIKLMKSPVGLPARGVRTNLQKSIEDGTAPKVVCISNCVAPCNRGVEAKLVGYCIADRLGAAYQGDRDTGLFFTGSNGYKIDKVISVHELMEKLTKGE; this comes from the coding sequence TTGAAAATAGGAAAATATGAAATTAAACACCCAATCATCCAAGGTGGAATGGGTGTTGGAATAAGTTGGGATAAACTTGCTGGAACTGTGAGCCGTGAAGGTGGTCTTGGAGTTATTTCTGCGGTTGGAACTGGTTATTATAAAAGTGATGAATATGTGATAAAAACAAAAAAAGATAAACCAGTTGATGTTCTAAATTTTTATTCAAAAGATGCCTTAACTACAATAATTAAAAATGCAAGAAAAATATGTGGAGATTCACCACTAGCTTGTAATATACTTTATGCATGTAACGATTACGGAAGAATTGTAAAAGATGCATGTGAAGCTGGAATTAATATAATTATTACAGGAGCTGGACTTCCTACAAATATGCCTGAATTTACAAAAGATTTTCCTGATGTTGCATTGATTCCTATTGTTTCTAGTGCAAGAGCTTTAAAACTTATTTGTAAAAAATGGAAAAGATATAATAAACTTCCTGATGCTGTAATTGTTGAAGGACCAAAATCTGGAGGGCACCAAGGTTTTACTTATGAGCAATGTTTCCAAGAAGAATTTCAATTAGAAAATATAGTGCCAGAAGTTATAGAAGAAGCAAAAAATTGGGAAAATCCACCAATTATTGCTGCAGGTGGTATTTGGGATAAAAATGATATTGACAAATTTATGGATATGGGTTGCTCAGGTGTTCAAATGGCAACAAGATTTATTGGTACATTTGAATGTGATGCAGATGCTGAATTTAAAAAAGTATTATTAGATGCTAAAGAGGATGATATTAAACTTATGAAATCTCCTGTTGGATTGCCTGCAAGAGGGGTTAGAACAAACTTACAAAAATCGATTGAAGATGGAACTGCACCAAAAGTTGTTTGTATCTCTAATTGTGTTGCACCATGTAATAGAGGAGTTGAAGCTAAACTAGTTGGATATTGTATTGCAGATAGACTAGGAGCAGCATATCAAGGTGATAGAGATACTGGACTTTTCTTTACAGGTTCAAATGGATATAAAATAGATAAAGTAATTTCAGTTCATGAGTTAATGGAAAAACTTACAAAAGGAGAATAA
- the tyrS gene encoding tyrosine--tRNA ligase, whose amino-acid sequence MEEKIKEALAEIKRGTAEIIDFEGIEKLIKNYYEKGENFYVKAGFDPTAPDLHLGHTVLIQKMATFQKFGGIVQFLIGDFTATIGDPTGKSETRKVLSEDQVLENAQSYKDQVFKILDPEKTKVMFNSKWLKELGTGGLINLASNLTVARMLERDDFAKRYASNTPIAVSEFTYPLLQGYDSVAMGTDIEMGGTDQKFNLLMGRTLQKAYNTGKQQAVLMMPILEGLDGVQKMSKSLGNYIGVTDAPNDMFGKTLSISDELMWRYYELLSTKSLKEIEELKNGVEDGTLHPKKVKEALAMEIVDRFHGKGQGEIAKVEFEKVFAKKDIPTDMPEYEMEVGTWICQALVDSKLVNSTSQARRDVKANAVSINQEKIKDEKLNLDAGEYILQKGKKSFAKIIIK is encoded by the coding sequence ATGGAAGAGAAAATAAAAGAAGCCCTAGCAGAAATAAAAAGAGGAACTGCTGAAATTATTGATTTTGAAGGAATTGAAAAATTAATTAAAAATTATTATGAAAAGGGTGAAAATTTTTATGTAAAAGCTGGATTTGATCCAACTGCTCCAGATTTACACTTAGGACATACAGTACTAATCCAAAAAATGGCAACATTTCAAAAATTTGGTGGTATTGTACAATTTTTAATTGGTGACTTTACTGCAACGATTGGGGATCCAACAGGGAAAAGTGAAACAAGAAAAGTTTTAAGTGAAGACCAAGTTTTAGAAAATGCACAAAGTTATAAAGACCAAGTATTCAAAATCTTAGATCCTGAAAAAACAAAAGTTATGTTTAACTCAAAATGGTTAAAAGAGTTAGGAACAGGTGGACTTATTAATCTAGCATCAAACTTAACTGTAGCAAGAATGTTGGAAAGAGATGATTTTGCAAAAAGATATGCCTCAAATACTCCTATAGCAGTAAGTGAATTTACATATCCTTTACTTCAAGGATATGATTCAGTTGCAATGGGTACAGATATTGAGATGGGTGGAACTGACCAAAAATTTAATCTTCTTATGGGAAGAACTTTACAAAAAGCATATAATACAGGAAAACAACAAGCAGTTTTAATGATGCCAATTTTAGAAGGTTTAGATGGTGTTCAAAAGATGTCTAAATCTTTAGGTAACTATATTGGAGTAACTGATGCACCAAACGATATGTTTGGTAAAACACTTTCAATTTCAGATGAACTTATGTGGAGATATTATGAACTTTTATCTACAAAATCATTAAAAGAGATTGAAGAACTTAAAAATGGTGTTGAAGATGGTACACTACACCCTAAAAAAGTAAAAGAAGCTTTAGCTATGGAGATTGTTGATAGATTTCATGGTAAAGGGCAAGGGGAAATTGCGAAAGTTGAATTTGAAAAAGTTTTTGCTAAAAAAGATATTCCAACTGATATGCCTGAATATGAAATGGAAGTAGGAACTTGGATATGTCAAGCATTAGTTGATTCAAAACTTGTTAACTCTACTTCTCAAGCAAGAAGAGATGTAAAAGCAAATGCTGTTAGTATAAATCAAGAAAAAATAAAAGACGAAAAATTAAATTTAGATGCAGGTGAATACATTTTACAAAAAGGTAAAAAAAGTTTCGCTAAGATAATAATAAAATAA